A window from Irregularibacter muris encodes these proteins:
- a CDS encoding ABC transporter ATP-binding protein yields MKKNIIQIKGLKKSYKDIEVLKGVNLEVEQGGIFALLGSNGAGKTTMIRIMATLLKADAGSVVINGFDIEKNPGDIRGSISLTGQFAAIDEILTGRENIQMIAKLRHLKNPNQVADELINRFGMSEAADRRVDTYSGGMKRRIDIAMSLVGNPKIIFLDEPTTGLDLEARLEVWKIVKELSAAGTTVFLTTQYLEEAEQLADKIAILHGGKIIALDTLEGLKKLFPPAKVEYVEKQPTLEEIFLTIIGEKGEK; encoded by the coding sequence ATGAAAAAAAACATCATACAAATTAAAGGGTTAAAGAAATCTTATAAAGATATAGAAGTACTCAAAGGAGTAAATCTTGAAGTAGAGCAAGGAGGCATCTTTGCATTACTAGGTTCTAACGGAGCAGGAAAAACTACGATGATTAGAATTATGGCAACTTTACTTAAAGCGGATGCTGGAAGTGTTGTAATCAATGGTTTTGATATTGAAAAAAATCCAGGGGACATTAGAGGTTCTATCAGTCTTACTGGTCAGTTTGCTGCTATTGATGAAATTTTGACTGGACGTGAAAATATTCAAATGATAGCAAAACTTAGACATCTTAAAAATCCAAATCAAGTAGCAGATGAGTTAATTAATCGTTTTGGTATGTCAGAGGCTGCAGACCGTAGAGTGGATACTTACTCAGGAGGTATGAAAAGAAGAATTGATATCGCAATGAGTCTTGTGGGAAATCCAAAGATTATTTTTCTAGATGAACCAACAACAGGTCTTGATCTAGAAGCACGTTTAGAAGTTTGGAAGATTGTAAAGGAGTTATCAGCTGCAGGAACTACAGTATTTTTAACGACTCAATATTTAGAGGAAGCAGAACAACTCGCGGATAAAATAGCTATTCTTCATGGAGGAAAAATCATCGCGCTAGATACACTAGAGGGATTGAAAAAACTATTCCCTCCTGCAAAAGTTGAATATGTTGAAAAACAACCGACCTTAGAAGAAATATTTTTAACAATCATTGGTGAAAAGGGGGAGAAATAA
- a CDS encoding ABC transporter permease: MESTNKYFLKDLSVMFGRSMRHIFRSMDTIITVCITPIAMMLLFVYVFGGAIETGTENYVNYLLPGIMLMAIGSGIAYVAYRLFIDKERGIFERFHSMPIARSTVLWGHVLTSLISNGISVIVIILVALLMGFRSLAGILEWLAVFGILGVFTLALTWIAVIAGLAAKTPDGAGAFSYPIIFLPFISSAFVPTDTMPSAVRAFAENQPVTPIVEAIRNILANQPVGSEIWTALVWCIAIIVVAYIFAMKIYKKL, encoded by the coding sequence ATGGAATCAACAAATAAATATTTTTTAAAAGATTTGAGTGTTATGTTTGGCCGTTCTATGCGTCATATTTTTAGAAGTATGGATACAATTATTACAGTTTGTATCACACCAATTGCCATGATGTTATTATTCGTTTATGTATTTGGTGGCGCAATCGAAACAGGCACAGAAAATTATGTTAATTATCTATTACCAGGTATAATGTTAATGGCCATTGGTAGTGGCATTGCATATGTAGCTTACCGCTTATTTATAGATAAAGAGCGTGGTATTTTTGAACGTTTTCACTCTATGCCTATCGCTCGTTCTACAGTATTATGGGGCCATGTATTAACCTCATTAATTTCAAATGGAATTTCTGTAATAGTTATTATACTTGTTGCATTATTAATGGGTTTCCGTTCTTTAGCAGGAATCTTAGAGTGGTTAGCAGTATTTGGAATCCTTGGGGTATTTACACTTGCTTTGACTTGGATTGCTGTAATTGCTGGACTTGCTGCTAAAACACCAGATGGTGCAGGGGCATTCTCTTACCCAATCATCTTCTTACCATTTATCAGTTCTGCCTTTGTACCAACAGATACGATGCCTTCAGCAGTACGTGCCTTTGCAGAAAATCAACCTGTAACTCCTATTGTAGAAGCTATTCGTAATATATTAGCAAACCAGCCAGTAGGGAGTGAGATATGGACTGCTTTGGTTTGGTGTATAGCAATAATAGTTGTTGCCTATATATTTGCAATGAAAATTTATAAGAAATTATAA
- a CDS encoding HIT family protein — protein MNDWKKDRINTALNGTNPTVLAKMKSGFAVFGDTQFLPGYCVLLAYPQTNSLNDLTLKERSEFLTDMTLIGDAISQVYHPLRINYDILGNTDAFLHAHIFPRYEYEEEKYKTKPVWLYDPSNWSNPEFQFKQDKYQEKRLALQKKLIELIDSYKIY, from the coding sequence ATGAATGACTGGAAAAAGGATAGGATAAATACTGCTCTCAATGGTACAAACCCTACTGTTTTAGCTAAGATGAAAAGTGGTTTCGCCGTTTTTGGAGACACGCAGTTTCTTCCAGGATATTGCGTTTTATTAGCTTATCCTCAGACTAATAGTTTAAATGATTTGACATTAAAGGAACGCTCCGAATTTTTAACTGATATGACCTTAATAGGCGATGCAATTTCTCAGGTATATCATCCTTTAAGAATAAACTATGATATTTTAGGAAATACAGATGCATTTTTGCATGCTCATATATTCCCCAGATATGAATATGAAGAAGAAAAATATAAAACAAAACCAGTATGGCTCTACGATCCTAGCAATTGGAGTAATCCAGAATTTCAATTCAAGCAAGATAAATACCAAGAAAAAAGACTCGCTTTGCAGAAAAAGTTAATAGAATTAATTGATAGTTACAAAATCTACTAA